Proteins encoded by one window of Nisaea sediminum:
- a CDS encoding ABC transporter ATP-binding protein, which translates to MSQISDAPRPIREPAPENAVVARNVSKHYGPVEALRDLTLEFPRGQLTSLLGPSGCGKTTLLKIIAGLLEPTSGEILVNGEQVTGPGPDRAFVFQDFALLPWANVMRNVAFGLELRGVARSEREAIAERYIRDVGLAGFEMSYPHQLSGGMRQRVGLARALSVDAQVLLMDEPFSAVDEQTRRKFQEDLLALVANENKTFIFVTHSIEEAVYVSDQIAILLPRPSRVSEIIRPSGIRGKGVDNIRRDPEYLDIVDRIWASLRSYVE; encoded by the coding sequence ATGTCTCAGATTAGCGACGCGCCCCGTCCCATCCGGGAACCGGCGCCGGAGAACGCCGTCGTCGCGCGCAATGTCTCGAAGCATTACGGGCCCGTCGAGGCCCTGAGGGACCTCACCCTCGAGTTCCCGCGCGGCCAACTGACCTCTTTGCTCGGCCCCTCCGGCTGCGGGAAGACCACTCTGCTGAAGATCATCGCGGGCCTGCTGGAGCCGACCTCCGGCGAGATCCTCGTCAACGGCGAGCAGGTGACCGGTCCCGGGCCGGACCGCGCCTTCGTCTTCCAGGATTTCGCCCTGCTGCCCTGGGCCAACGTGATGCGCAACGTCGCCTTCGGGCTGGAGCTCCGCGGCGTTGCCCGGTCCGAGAGGGAGGCCATCGCCGAACGCTATATCCGCGATGTCGGGCTTGCCGGCTTCGAGATGAGCTATCCGCACCAGCTCTCCGGCGGCATGCGGCAGCGCGTCGGCCTCGCCCGGGCGCTCTCGGTGGATGCGCAGGTTCTGCTGATGGACGAGCCGTTCTCCGCCGTCGACGAGCAGACAAGACGCAAGTTTCAGGAAGACCTTCTGGCGCTGGTGGCGAACGAGAACAAGACCTTCATCTTCGTCACCCACTCGATCGAGGAGGCGGTCTATGTCTCCGACCAGATCGCGATCCTGCTGCCGCGTCCGAGCCGGGTCTCGGAAATCATCCGGCCGTCCGGGATTCGCGGCAAAGGCGTCGACAATA
- a CDS encoding ABC transporter permease produces MTSYRSLFLKLLSAVLVFGAWEIAGWIPVSYSFPTFLDTMSALAALTLDGTMLRAYAETLQPLAVGITISAVFGIGIGLWVGLSARFDWLFSPIFIVMQAAPLAALIPLLVMAYGIGLTSKVFVVCIMAMPVIVLNTGAAVRNTPSSLKEMGKAFLAREDQIILKVIIPAASPVIFSGLRLGISAGFIGAILAELKITPTGVGDIITYSRSIADYPSMYAAIFSIILFAVLFLNLVERLEFILFKGNNRGYVSD; encoded by the coding sequence ATGACCTCTTATCGTTCCCTCTTTCTGAAGCTTCTCTCCGCCGTGCTCGTGTTCGGGGCCTGGGAGATCGCGGGCTGGATTCCGGTCAGCTATTCCTTCCCGACCTTCCTCGACACGATGTCGGCGTTGGCGGCCCTGACGCTCGACGGCACCATGCTCCGGGCCTATGCGGAGACCCTGCAGCCGCTCGCGGTCGGTATCACGATTTCCGCCGTATTCGGTATCGGGATCGGGCTCTGGGTCGGTCTCAGCGCGCGTTTTGACTGGCTCTTTTCGCCGATCTTCATCGTCATGCAGGCGGCGCCGCTGGCGGCGCTGATCCCGCTGCTGGTGATGGCCTACGGCATCGGACTCACATCGAAGGTCTTCGTGGTCTGCATCATGGCGATGCCGGTGATCGTGCTGAATACCGGCGCGGCGGTGCGCAACACGCCGTCGTCCCTCAAGGAGATGGGCAAGGCGTTCCTTGCCCGCGAGGACCAGATCATCCTGAAGGTGATCATCCCGGCGGCCTCGCCGGTGATCTTCTCGGGGCTCCGGCTCGGCATCTCGGCGGGATTCATCGGCGCCATCCTGGCGGAACTCAAGATCACCCCGACCGGTGTCGGAGATATCATCACCTACAGCCGCTCGATCGCCGACTATCCGAGCATGTATGCGGCGATCTTCTCGATCATCCTCTTCGCCGTGCTGTTCCTGAACCTGGTCGAACGGCTCGAATTCATTCTCTTCAAAGGAAACAATCGTGGCTATGTCTCAGATTAG
- a CDS encoding ABC transporter substrate-binding protein, whose translation MKKLLRAALSLCVAIPVAAALMVSAAKAEKIRIALAETPSDELAAFFVALERAKANGLDYEWTAFSDEELAIQAVLSGQMDIGFGTPYAAMQRSRAPIRIVFQLSKLKFFPVTSKKYSKLEDLNGEPIMLHSRGGGTDSIANVIEEKLNIKFGKRSYVPGSANRIAALIAGQTDATIVDLSNKNKLMKLQGDRFNVLPMFEVDASDEALFANLDWIKANEKDVDIFVKALLSVWRDMSKDPTIIRKETNPDGPIGQLPKEVLDGLDGFYIDAVAGGLYDANGGGRKAAKADMEWYSAAGQLTGDPASLKIEDFWYLAPLDAASN comes from the coding sequence ATGAAGAAATTACTGAGGGCGGCTCTGTCGCTCTGTGTCGCCATACCGGTTGCCGCCGCACTGATGGTGTCGGCGGCGAAGGCGGAAAAGATCAGGATCGCGCTGGCGGAAACTCCGTCGGATGAACTCGCGGCCTTCTTCGTCGCGCTCGAAAGGGCCAAGGCCAACGGCCTCGATTACGAATGGACGGCCTTCTCGGACGAGGAACTCGCCATCCAGGCCGTCCTCAGCGGCCAGATGGATATCGGCTTCGGTACTCCCTATGCGGCGATGCAGCGTTCGCGGGCGCCGATCCGTATCGTCTTCCAGCTCTCGAAGCTGAAGTTCTTTCCGGTGACGTCGAAGAAATACAGCAAGCTCGAGGACCTGAACGGCGAGCCGATCATGCTGCATTCCCGCGGCGGCGGTACGGACTCGATTGCCAACGTGATCGAGGAAAAGCTCAATATCAAGTTCGGCAAGCGGTCCTACGTGCCAGGCTCCGCCAATCGGATCGCGGCGCTGATCGCCGGGCAGACCGACGCGACGATCGTCGACCTTTCCAACAAGAACAAGCTGATGAAGCTGCAGGGCGACAGGTTCAACGTGCTGCCGATGTTCGAGGTCGATGCGAGCGACGAGGCGCTGTTCGCCAATCTCGACTGGATCAAGGCGAACGAGAAGGATGTCGACATCTTCGTCAAGGCGCTGCTCAGCGTCTGGCGCGACATGAGCAAGGATCCGACGATCATCCGCAAGGAAACCAATCCCGACGGTCCGATCGGGCAGCTTCCTAAGGAGGTGCTGGACGGTCTCGACGGCTTCTACATCGACGCGGTGGCCGGCGGTCTCTACGACGCGAACGGCGGCGGCCGCAAGGCGGCGAAGGCCGACATGGAATGGTACTCGGCCGCCGGTCAGCTGACCGGCGATCCCGCTTCGCTGAAGATCGAGGATTTCTGGTACCTGGCGCCGCTCGACGCCGCCTCGAACTAG
- a CDS encoding FadR/GntR family transcriptional regulator — protein sequence MLKVLDARERDDPVATLREFISEGGYVPGDRLPAERELIVELGISRATLRKALDVLERDGMIWRHVGKGTFISSQGGPAGAGNLLELGRHLTPVKMIRARLCIEPAIAREAAINASRDAINRINAAKERAREALTWEEYEAEDDHMHRAIAECTDNPLLLGMFDQLNQVRRAVALGNVVRGSERPPENHSSFTEHERISAAIEARDPSGAEAAMRQHIASVSARLFGED from the coding sequence GTGCTTAAGGTTCTGGATGCCAGAGAGCGGGACGATCCCGTGGCGACGCTGAGGGAGTTCATCTCCGAGGGCGGATATGTCCCCGGCGACCGGCTTCCGGCTGAGCGTGAGCTGATCGTCGAGCTCGGTATCAGCCGTGCGACGTTGCGCAAGGCGCTCGACGTGCTGGAGCGCGACGGCATGATCTGGCGACATGTCGGCAAGGGAACCTTCATCTCCAGCCAGGGTGGTCCCGCCGGAGCGGGCAACCTGCTGGAACTCGGCCGCCATCTCACGCCGGTGAAGATGATCCGCGCCCGGCTCTGTATCGAGCCGGCGATTGCCCGGGAAGCGGCGATCAACGCCTCGCGCGATGCGATCAACCGGATCAACGCGGCCAAGGAACGGGCGCGCGAGGCGCTGACCTGGGAAGAATACGAGGCGGAAGACGACCACATGCACCGCGCGATCGCCGAATGCACGGACAACCCGCTGCTGCTCGGCATGTTCGACCAGCTGAACCAGGTGCGCCGCGCGGTCGCGCTCGGCAACGTGGTGCGCGGCTCGGAGCGCCCACCAGAAAATCATTCCAGTTTCACAGAGCATGAACGGATCTCGGCTGCCATAGAGGCACGGGATCCTTCTGGAGCGGAAGCGGCAATGCGCCAGCATATCGCGTCCGTCTCCGCACGGCTTTTCGGGGAGGACTGA
- a CDS encoding fumarylacetoacetate hydrolase family protein, whose product MPDYVIEKPRQVAIPVAGSDALFPVRRVYCIGRNYAAHAVEMGHDPDREPPFFFQKNPDNLDASGEFPYPPESNDVHHEMEMLVALKSGGSNIALENALDHVYGYGLSLDMTRRDLQGEQKKLGRPWEIGKAFERSAPCGPVHPVEKVGHLDQGRVALSINGELKQEGDLNQMIWKVPEMISYLSRFFELAAGDVILSGTPSGVGPVSRGDVMEASVEGLGSMTVKVV is encoded by the coding sequence GTGCCCGACTACGTCATTGAAAAACCCCGGCAGGTCGCCATTCCGGTCGCCGGTTCAGACGCGCTCTTTCCGGTGCGCCGCGTCTACTGCATCGGCCGCAACTACGCGGCGCATGCGGTCGAGATGGGGCACGACCCGGACCGCGAACCGCCCTTCTTCTTCCAGAAGAACCCGGACAATCTGGACGCGTCGGGCGAGTTCCCCTACCCGCCCGAATCCAACGACGTGCATCACGAGATGGAGATGCTGGTCGCCCTCAAGTCCGGCGGCAGCAACATCGCCCTCGAGAACGCGCTCGACCATGTCTACGGCTACGGCCTCTCGCTCGACATGACCCGGCGCGACCTGCAGGGCGAGCAGAAGAAGCTGGGCCGCCCGTGGGAGATCGGCAAGGCCTTCGAGCGCTCCGCCCCCTGCGGTCCGGTTCATCCGGTGGAGAAGGTCGGCCACCTCGATCAGGGACGGGTCGCCCTCAGCATCAACGGCGAGCTGAAGCAGGAAGGCGACCTCAACCAGATGATCTGGAAGGTGCCGGAGATGATTTCCTACCTGTCGCGCTTCTTCGAACTGGCCGCCGGTGACGTCATCCTCTCCGGAACGCCGTCCGGCGTCGGCCCGGTCTCCCGCGGCGACGTGATGGAAGCCAGCGTCGAGGGTCTCGGCAGCATGACGGTGAAGGTCGTCTGA
- the tcuB gene encoding tricarballylate utilization 4Fe-4S protein TcuB, producing the protein MPLDQTRTGLSTTEEARRQIEICNACRYCEGYCSVFPAITLQRSFSDGDITQLANLCHNCRGCYYACQYTDPHEFQINLPKALAEARSESWERFAWPGAFSGLFQRSGVALAAALVVCFGLLFWAGQALRPESGEGFYAFLTHSVMVAIFMPAFLLPLFAISLGLRAYWREVGGMPVRLTHLTRAFSEAARLKDLSGGAAGGCNFEKEDRYTNVRRWHHQAVMYGFLLCFASTASATMLHYAFDMPAPYGLFSLPKLLGIPGGLLLALGGLGMAVLKTRGEKDLGAPALWGGEMAFVLLLFFTGASGLALYAASGSALVGVLLPVHLGAVLAFFLTAPYTKMVHGFFRLAALIRNAQMQE; encoded by the coding sequence ATGCCGCTTGACCAGACCCGGACCGGGCTTTCAACGACCGAAGAGGCGCGCCGCCAGATCGAGATCTGCAATGCCTGCCGCTATTGCGAGGGTTATTGCTCGGTCTTCCCGGCGATCACCCTGCAGCGCAGTTTCAGCGACGGGGACATCACCCAGCTCGCCAACCTCTGCCACAATTGCCGCGGCTGCTATTACGCCTGCCAGTACACAGACCCGCACGAGTTCCAGATCAACCTGCCGAAGGCTCTGGCGGAGGCGCGGTCGGAGAGCTGGGAGCGTTTCGCCTGGCCCGGCGCTTTCTCGGGCCTGTTCCAGCGGAGTGGCGTGGCACTTGCAGCCGCGCTCGTCGTCTGTTTCGGCCTCCTGTTTTGGGCCGGTCAGGCGCTTCGGCCCGAAAGCGGGGAGGGTTTCTACGCCTTCCTCACGCACTCGGTCATGGTCGCGATCTTCATGCCGGCCTTCCTCCTGCCGCTGTTCGCCATATCGCTTGGGCTCCGAGCCTACTGGCGCGAGGTCGGAGGCATGCCGGTGCGGCTGACGCATCTGACGCGCGCATTCTCGGAGGCGGCGCGTCTGAAGGATCTCTCCGGCGGCGCGGCCGGAGGCTGCAATTTCGAGAAGGAAGACCGCTATACCAATGTCCGCCGCTGGCACCACCAGGCGGTGATGTACGGCTTCCTGCTCTGCTTCGCCTCCACGGCCTCGGCGACGATGCTGCATTATGCCTTCGACATGCCGGCGCCCTACGGGCTCTTCTCGCTGCCAAAGCTTCTCGGCATTCCGGGCGGCCTGCTGCTGGCCCTCGGCGGGCTCGGCATGGCGGTGCTGAAGACGCGGGGCGAGAAGGATCTCGGAGCGCCGGCACTTTGGGGCGGGGAGATGGCCTTCGTGCTGCTGCTGTTCTTCACCGGCGCGAGCGGTCTTGCGCTCTATGCCGCGAGCGGATCGGCGCTGGTCGGCGTCCTGCTGCCGGTTCATCTGGGGGCGGTGCTCGCCTTCTTCCTGACCGCGCCCTACACCAAGATGGTGCACGGCTTCTTCCGGCTGGCGGCGCTGATACGCAACGCGCAGATGCAGGAATAG
- the tcuA gene encoding FAD-dependent tricarballylate dehydrogenase TcuA, whose product MSAKSEKVWDVVVVGGGNAALCAAIEAAEAGRSVIILEGAPKTYRGGNSRHTRNFRCMHRGPLSVLTDSYEEDEYFDDLIRVTKGNTDEELARLAIRTSEKCLPWMESHGVRFQPSLSGTLSLGRTNAFFLGGGKALVNAYYNTAADLGVEVVYEAQVTHVEIADGRFNAVEVEIAGGARQRIEGRAVVLASGGFQGDIDWLARAWGPAARNFLIRGTPYNRGVVLKDMLDQGADSVGDPTQCHAVAIDGRAPKFDGGIVTRLDCVPFSVVVNKNGERFYDEGEDVWPKRYAIWGRLVAAQPDQVAYSIIDSKSANLFMPSVFPAVEADTLEGLAEKMGLPAEKLRQTVDAFNAACREGTFHPTELDGLATEGVEPQKTNWARPISDPPFYGYSLRPGVTFTYLGLKVDETARVTMGGRKLENVWAAGEIMAGSILGEGYLAGFGMTIGTVFGRIAGQEAAKGAVRGENAHAA is encoded by the coding sequence TTGTCTGCCAAATCCGAAAAGGTGTGGGACGTCGTCGTTGTCGGCGGCGGGAATGCGGCCCTGTGCGCGGCCATCGAGGCGGCGGAAGCGGGCCGCAGCGTGATCATTCTCGAAGGCGCGCCGAAGACCTATCGCGGCGGCAATTCGCGCCACACCAGGAACTTCCGCTGCATGCATCGCGGGCCGCTCTCGGTACTGACGGACAGCTACGAGGAAGACGAGTATTTCGACGACCTGATCCGGGTTACCAAGGGCAATACCGACGAGGAGCTGGCGCGGCTCGCCATCCGCACCTCGGAGAAATGCCTGCCCTGGATGGAGTCGCATGGCGTCCGCTTCCAGCCGTCGCTCTCGGGCACGCTGTCCCTTGGCCGGACCAACGCCTTCTTCCTCGGCGGCGGCAAGGCGCTTGTGAACGCCTATTACAACACCGCCGCCGATCTGGGCGTCGAGGTCGTCTACGAGGCGCAGGTCACCCATGTCGAGATCGCGGACGGGCGCTTCAACGCGGTCGAGGTGGAGATCGCGGGCGGCGCGAGGCAGCGCATCGAAGGCCGCGCCGTGGTGCTCGCCTCCGGAGGTTTCCAGGGCGATATCGACTGGCTGGCCCGGGCCTGGGGACCGGCGGCACGGAACTTCCTGATCCGCGGCACGCCCTACAATCGGGGCGTCGTTCTGAAGGACATGCTGGATCAGGGCGCGGACAGCGTCGGGGATCCGACCCAGTGCCACGCGGTCGCGATCGACGGCCGGGCGCCGAAATTCGACGGCGGGATCGTCACAAGGCTCGACTGCGTGCCGTTCTCCGTGGTCGTGAACAAGAACGGCGAGCGCTTTTACGACGAGGGCGAGGACGTCTGGCCGAAGCGCTACGCGATCTGGGGCCGCCTCGTCGCCGCGCAGCCGGACCAGGTCGCCTACTCAATCATCGACAGCAAGAGCGCCAACCTTTTCATGCCCTCGGTCTTCCCGGCGGTCGAGGCGGACACGCTGGAGGGGCTGGCGGAGAAGATGGGGCTTCCTGCTGAGAAACTGCGCCAGACGGTCGATGCCTTCAACGCCGCCTGCCGCGAGGGGACCTTCCATCCGACCGAGCTCGACGGGCTCGCGACCGAAGGTGTCGAACCGCAAAAGACGAACTGGGCCCGTCCCATCTCCGATCCGCCCTTCTACGGCTATTCGCTTCGTCCCGGTGTCACCTTCACCTATCTCGGTCTCAAGGTGGACGAGACGGCGCGGGTGACTATGGGTGGGCGCAAACTCGAAAATGTCTGGGCCGCGGGAGAGATCATGGCGGGCAGTATCCTCGGCGAGGGCTATCTCGCGGGTTTCGGCATGACGATCGGCACCGTGTTCGGCCGCATCGCCGGACAGGAAGCCGCGAAAGGCGCGGTGCGCGGGGAGAACGCCCATGCCGCTTGA